A DNA window from Desulfobaculum bizertense DSM 18034 contains the following coding sequences:
- the trpB gene encoding tryptophan synthase subunit beta — MTMLPNADGFFGEYGGQFIPDELLTVVNELSNAYDEVKDTPEFINEFKRLLKHFSGRPTPLYFCSNLTKKLGGAKLYLKREDLNHLGAHKVNNTIGQILLAKHMGKKKIIAETGAGQHGVATAATAALMGMECTIFMGETDIERQKLNVFRMEMMGAKVVPAMSGQRTLKEAVDEALGAWVADAQNTFYLLGSAVGPHPYPAMVRDFQSVIGKEARKQILELEGKLPDYLLACVGGGSNAIGLFYPFVGDEGVRMQGVEPAGRGMTPGNHAASLCLGEPGVLHGFRSYMLKDEKGEAAPVYSISAGLDYPSVGPEHSYLKDAGRAEYVAASDKEAVNAFFTLSREEGIIPALESSHALAQGLKLAPTLSSDKIIIVNLSGRGDKDVAQIQQMMQDGTISPE; from the coding sequence ATGACCATGCTTCCTAATGCAGACGGCTTCTTCGGCGAATACGGTGGACAGTTCATTCCTGACGAACTTCTGACCGTTGTAAACGAGCTTTCCAACGCCTATGACGAAGTCAAAGACACTCCAGAATTTATCAACGAATTTAAGCGACTGCTGAAACATTTTTCCGGCCGTCCTACCCCCCTGTATTTCTGTAGCAACCTCACCAAAAAGCTCGGTGGTGCAAAGCTCTACCTCAAGCGCGAGGACCTCAACCACCTCGGCGCTCACAAGGTCAACAACACCATCGGACAGATCCTGCTCGCCAAGCACATGGGCAAGAAAAAAATCATTGCCGAAACCGGTGCAGGTCAGCACGGCGTTGCAACTGCCGCTACCGCCGCCCTCATGGGTATGGAATGCACCATCTTTATGGGCGAAACCGACATCGAACGCCAGAAGCTCAACGTCTTCCGCATGGAAATGATGGGCGCCAAAGTCGTTCCCGCAATGAGCGGCCAGCGCACACTCAAAGAAGCCGTCGACGAAGCACTCGGCGCATGGGTTGCCGATGCTCAGAATACCTTCTACCTCCTCGGCTCCGCCGTTGGTCCGCACCCATACCCTGCCATGGTGCGCGACTTCCAGTCCGTTATCGGAAAAGAAGCCCGCAAGCAGATCCTCGAGCTTGAAGGAAAACTCCCCGACTACCTCCTCGCATGTGTCGGCGGTGGCTCCAACGCTATCGGCCTCTTCTACCCCTTTGTCGGCGACGAAGGCGTTCGCATGCAGGGCGTTGAACCCGCAGGCCGTGGCATGACCCCCGGTAACCATGCCGCATCTCTCTGCCTCGGCGAACCCGGCGTCCTCCACGGCTTCCGCTCCTACATGCTCAAAGACGAAAAAGGTGAAGCCGCCCCCGTCTACTCCATCTCTGCCGGCCTCGACTACCCCAGCGTTGGACCAGAGCACAGCTACCTTAAAGACGCAGGCCGCGCTGAGTATGTCGCCGCCTCCGACAAGGAAGCCGTTAACGCCTTCTTCACCCTCTCACGAGAAGAAGGTATTATCCCCGCTCTCGAGTCTTCCCACGCCCTCGCTCAGGGCCTGAAACTCGCTCCAACCCTCTCCAGCGACAAAATCATCATCGTTAACCTCTCCGGACGCGGTGACAAAGACGTCGCTCAGATTCAGCAGATGATGCAGGACGGCACTATCAGCCCAGAATAA
- a CDS encoding GDSL-type esterase/lipase family protein: MIFCFLGDSIVNGLRDEECKGWAGRLCSELCAAGKNVTCYNLGVRREKSLEVSQRWQAESAARELSFEETRYVFSYGTGDMAVREGKQGASIEEVEANTKKILESCQKSKTLFVGPPPVANPEHTARNSELSDRLQALCDEYSVPFCNMFEHIEDLTAYVQNVVASDGIHPSGAGYEMIAQAVASWKPWQDFVQD, encoded by the coding sequence ATGATTTTCTGCTTCCTTGGTGACTCTATTGTGAACGGTCTTCGCGACGAAGAATGCAAGGGCTGGGCAGGCCGCCTCTGCTCCGAACTCTGCGCAGCGGGGAAAAACGTCACCTGCTATAACCTTGGTGTTCGCCGCGAAAAAAGTCTCGAAGTCTCACAGCGCTGGCAGGCCGAAAGCGCCGCTCGCGAACTGTCTTTTGAAGAAACGCGCTACGTTTTTTCCTACGGTACAGGCGACATGGCCGTGCGTGAAGGCAAGCAGGGCGCGAGTATCGAAGAAGTTGAAGCCAACACCAAAAAAATTTTGGAATCCTGCCAGAAGAGCAAAACGCTGTTTGTTGGACCGCCGCCCGTTGCCAACCCAGAGCACACCGCCCGCAACAGCGAACTTTCTGACCGCCTTCAGGCACTCTGCGACGAGTACAGCGTCCCCTTTTGCAACATGTTTGAGCACATTGAGGACCTGACCGCATATGTACAGAATGTTGTCGCCTCTGACGGGATTCACCCCAGTGGCGCGGGTTATGAGATGATTGCCCAGGCTGTAGCCTCGTGGAAACCCTGGCAGGACTTTGTACAGGATTAG
- the rlmD gene encoding 23S rRNA (uracil(1939)-C(5))-methyltransferase RlmD produces MSENFHKGDLVELTVHGLAFGGRGVARTEGFVFFVEGALPGQRVEAKITRLKKRFGEAEATKCLEQGPHDIVAFCPHFGKCGGCSFQNLDYAEQLKWKRQFVVDSLSRLGGEEEPRVLETLASPETQEFRNKMEFAFTGGGSGSPLRLGLHKRGSDTSIVNVEHCGLQSKFAMEAVKATREFCAESGIPSYSPITGEGLWRFLVVREGKNTGQTMLHLITAPGPGQAVARALGGFLQERFPELTSFVHSSRKAKSALAFGERTQVALGEPEIEETVLGLNYRISPNSFFQTNTHAAELLYAKARDYAQLTGTETVWDLYCGSGGLSLVMAQKAKSVVGMEEVDSAVKDARINAEKNGLSNCRFLAGDVRKLLAEGTKKPDVVITDPPRRGMHADVVKAIMNAEPKKIVYVSCNPTTLSRDIQILSEKYALVEAQPVDLFPHSAHVECVALLELI; encoded by the coding sequence GAGCTGACCGTGCATGGTCTGGCATTTGGTGGACGCGGAGTAGCGCGAACGGAAGGTTTTGTTTTCTTCGTAGAGGGAGCACTTCCGGGGCAGCGAGTAGAGGCCAAAATCACACGTTTGAAGAAGCGTTTTGGTGAAGCCGAGGCGACCAAATGCCTGGAACAGGGTCCACATGATATTGTAGCATTCTGCCCTCACTTTGGGAAATGCGGCGGCTGTAGCTTCCAGAACCTGGACTACGCAGAGCAGCTGAAATGGAAACGCCAGTTCGTTGTAGATAGCCTGTCGCGCCTTGGTGGCGAAGAGGAGCCTCGCGTGCTGGAGACGCTGGCATCCCCTGAGACGCAGGAATTCCGAAACAAAATGGAGTTCGCATTTACGGGTGGAGGAAGCGGCTCACCGCTGCGCCTTGGCCTGCATAAACGCGGCTCTGACACATCCATTGTAAATGTTGAACACTGTGGGCTGCAGTCGAAATTTGCAATGGAAGCCGTCAAGGCAACGCGTGAATTCTGCGCTGAATCTGGAATTCCGTCCTATAGTCCCATTACGGGAGAAGGCCTGTGGCGCTTCCTTGTTGTACGCGAGGGCAAAAACACAGGACAGACCATGCTGCACCTGATTACGGCCCCCGGACCGGGACAGGCCGTAGCGCGGGCACTTGGTGGATTCCTCCAGGAACGCTTCCCAGAGCTGACAAGCTTTGTTCATTCTTCCCGCAAGGCCAAAAGCGCACTGGCATTCGGCGAAAGGACACAGGTTGCGCTGGGCGAACCAGAAATTGAAGAAACCGTTCTGGGCCTGAACTACCGCATTTCGCCCAATTCATTCTTCCAGACCAACACCCACGCAGCCGAGCTGCTCTACGCCAAGGCGCGTGATTACGCACAGCTCACAGGCACGGAAACCGTATGGGATCTGTACTGTGGTTCTGGTGGCCTGTCGCTGGTGATGGCGCAAAAAGCCAAGAGCGTCGTGGGCATGGAAGAGGTTGATTCCGCGGTCAAAGATGCGCGCATCAATGCGGAGAAAAATGGATTGTCGAACTGCCGTTTTCTGGCAGGTGATGTCCGTAAGCTGCTGGCAGAAGGGACGAAAAAGCCTGATGTTGTCATCACTGACCCGCCGCGCAGGGGCATGCACGCCGACGTTGTGAAGGCCATCATGAATGCAGAACCGAAAAAAATCGTGTACGTTTCATGTAACCCGACAACGCTTTCTCGTGACATTCAGATTCTTTCGGAAAAATATGCTTTGGTCGAAGCGCAGCCCGTGGACCTGTTCCCGCACAGTGCACACGTCGAGTGTGTCGCGCTTCTTGAGTTGATATAA